The following coding sequences are from one Seonamhaeicola sp. ML3 window:
- a CDS encoding DUF4199 domain-containing protein yields the protein MEKSVKSNAVNLGLYLAIILSLYTVIGYVVNLELLINFWMIFLVLPIIILIFGIYTIGKTKKLQDGFASFKEAFSSYFITVAVGIFVSTLVSFILFNFIDPEAALELKEIALEKSAEMMKSFGAPPEQIAQQIEAAEKKDTQSLKSQVLQLAQSLVFFTILGLIVAAIMKKNRPETE from the coding sequence ATGGAAAAATCTGTAAAATCTAACGCAGTTAATCTTGGACTTTATCTGGCTATTATTCTTTCACTCTATACCGTAATTGGATATGTAGTTAATCTTGAATTGTTAATCAACTTTTGGATGATATTCTTGGTTTTACCCATAATCATATTAATTTTTGGAATTTACACTATTGGCAAAACGAAAAAATTACAAGATGGCTTTGCCAGTTTCAAGGAGGCCTTCTCTTCCTACTTTATCACTGTAGCTGTCGGTATTTTTGTAAGCACGCTCGTAAGCTTCATATTGTTTAACTTCATTGACCCCGAAGCTGCTTTAGAACTAAAAGAAATCGCTTTAGAAAAATCGGCTGAAATGATGAAAAGTTTTGGCGCACCACCAGAGCAAATTGCCCAACAAATAGAAGCCGCTGAAAAAAAGGATACACAATCCCTTAAGTCTCAAGTATTGCAATTGGCTCAAAGTTTAGTTTTCTTCACTATATTAGGTCTTATTGTTGCGGCAATAATGAAAAAAAACAGGCCTGAGACAGAATAA
- a CDS encoding phospho-sugar mutase: MIYIEPKILNRINTWLTPTFDEETQQFIKDSIANNPKDIQESFYKDLEFGTGGMRGIMGIGTNRINKYTLGKSTQGLSNYLKASFPDETIKTVIAYDCRHNSKTLAKVVADVFSANGIEVYLFEDLRPTPELSFAVKHLNCHCGIVLTASHNPPEYNGYKVYWQDGGQLVPPHDGAVIKAINDIDYADIKLDSNESLINYISTDIDNAFVDASVENGSLNLTQEAKDNLTVVFTSLHGTSITAVPETLKRAGYKNVHIVKEQEAPDGGFPTVESPNPEEPAALKMALELAEEVNADIVIGTDPDCDRLGVAVRNLNNELVLLNGNQTMVMMTDFLLKQWKAQDKIKGKEFIATTIVSTPMLSTIAKSYGVENKIVLTGFKWIAKLIKDFPELNFIGGGEESFGYMVGDFVRDKDAVTSTLLAVEIAAHAKANGSSVYEELIKLYAEHGFFKEKLVSLTKKGIEGAEEIKQMMVDARENPLKEVNESKVIKIEDYQLSVCKNMVTGQKTDIKIPKSNVLIYYTEDGTQVALRPSGTEPKIKFYVSANTTLDSVSDFKNVEKALDSKIDAVLKDMNLI, translated from the coding sequence ATGATTTACATTGAACCAAAAATTTTAAATAGGATAAACACTTGGCTTACTCCAACTTTTGATGAAGAAACTCAGCAATTTATTAAAGATAGCATTGCTAATAACCCAAAAGACATACAAGAAAGTTTTTATAAAGATTTAGAATTTGGTACCGGTGGTATGCGTGGTATAATGGGCATAGGCACCAATAGAATAAATAAATATACCTTAGGAAAAAGCACACAAGGCTTAAGTAATTATTTAAAAGCATCGTTTCCCGATGAAACAATTAAAACTGTTATTGCCTACGATTGTAGACACAATAGTAAAACCTTAGCAAAAGTGGTTGCCGATGTCTTTTCTGCTAACGGTATAGAAGTCTATTTATTCGAAGATTTAAGACCTACTCCAGAACTATCTTTTGCGGTAAAGCATTTAAATTGTCATTGTGGTATTGTATTAACCGCATCTCATAATCCTCCAGAATACAATGGATACAAAGTATATTGGCAAGATGGTGGACAATTAGTACCGCCACATGATGGTGCTGTTATTAAGGCCATTAACGATATTGATTATGCAGATATCAAGTTAGACTCTAACGAATCGTTAATTAACTACATAAGTACAGATATTGATAACGCTTTTGTTGATGCCTCGGTAGAAAATGGTAGCTTAAATTTAACCCAAGAAGCTAAAGATAATCTAACGGTAGTGTTTACCTCACTGCACGGCACTTCGATTACAGCTGTACCAGAAACACTTAAACGTGCTGGTTATAAAAATGTTCATATCGTAAAGGAGCAAGAAGCTCCAGATGGCGGTTTCCCTACAGTAGAATCTCCTAATCCCGAAGAGCCAGCAGCCTTAAAAATGGCCTTGGAATTGGCCGAAGAAGTGAATGCCGATATCGTAATTGGAACGGACCCAGATTGTGATAGATTGGGTGTTGCGGTTAGAAACCTGAATAATGAATTAGTGCTTTTAAACGGAAATCAAACTATGGTTATGATGACCGATTTCCTTTTAAAACAATGGAAAGCACAAGATAAAATCAAAGGAAAAGAATTTATTGCTACCACTATAGTATCTACTCCTATGCTTTCAACCATTGCTAAATCTTATGGTGTAGAGAACAAGATTGTTTTAACAGGTTTTAAATGGATTGCCAAACTCATCAAGGATTTTCCAGAGCTTAATTTTATTGGTGGTGGAGAAGAAAGTTTCGGTTACATGGTAGGTGATTTTGTTAGAGATAAAGATGCTGTTACCTCTACACTACTTGCCGTTGAAATCGCAGCTCATGCAAAAGCAAACGGAAGTTCGGTTTACGAAGAACTAATAAAACTTTATGCAGAACACGGATTCTTTAAAGAAAAACTTGTTTCACTCACAAAAAAAGGTATAGAAGGTGCCGAGGAAATCAAGCAAATGATGGTCGATGCCAGAGAAAACCCCTTAAAGGAAGTCAATGAATCTAAGGTAATTAAAATCGAAGATTACCAATTATCTGTGTGTAAAAATATGGTAACTGGTCAAAAAACAGATATTAAAATACCTAAATCGAATGTATTGATTTATTACACAGAAGACGGTACGCAAGTAGCGCTTAGACCTAGTGGTACAGAACCAAAAATAAAATTCTATGTAAGCGCCAATACAACTCTAGATTCTGTTTCAGATTTTAAAAATGTAGAAAAGGCATTAGATTCTAAAATCGATGCGGTACTCAAAGACATGAACCTTATTTAA
- a CDS encoding glycosyltransferase family 2 protein, whose amino-acid sequence MNISVVIPLLNEQESIKELHNWIADVMQSNHFSYEIIFIDDGSTDESWKIINTLASKNSTVKGIRFLKNFGKSQALHAGFEKAKGDVVITMDADLQDNPNEIPELYNMITIDGYDLVSGWKKKRYDSVISKNLPSKLFNWAARKTSGVKLHDFNCGLKAYKIDVVKNIDVNGEMHRYIPVLSKNAGFTNIGEKIVKHQARKYGVTKFGMNRFLHGFLDLITIWFISRFGKRPMHLFGALGVIMFIIGFSFSIYLGIDKLFLNPTGRLITERPQFYIALSTMIIGTQFFVAGFLGEIILRSKQDKTRYLIKDEINL is encoded by the coding sequence ATGAACATATCTGTAGTTATACCACTACTTAACGAACAGGAATCAATAAAAGAATTACACAATTGGATTGCAGATGTTATGCAATCCAATCATTTTTCTTACGAAATCATTTTTATTGATGACGGTAGTACAGATGAGTCGTGGAAAATTATAAATACCCTTGCCTCTAAAAACAGCACTGTAAAAGGCATACGTTTTTTAAAAAACTTTGGGAAATCGCAAGCATTACATGCTGGTTTTGAAAAAGCAAAAGGCGATGTAGTTATAACTATGGATGCCGATTTGCAAGACAACCCCAACGAAATCCCCGAGCTTTATAACATGATTACTATAGACGGGTATGATTTGGTTTCTGGTTGGAAAAAAAAGCGTTACGATTCTGTTATTTCAAAAAACTTACCCTCTAAATTATTTAACTGGGCTGCACGAAAGACTTCTGGAGTAAAGTTGCACGATTTTAACTGTGGCTTAAAAGCCTACAAAATAGATGTTGTAAAAAACATTGATGTTAATGGTGAAATGCACCGCTATATCCCTGTACTTTCCAAAAACGCTGGCTTTACCAATATAGGGGAGAAAATAGTAAAACATCAAGCTAGAAAATACGGTGTTACCAAGTTTGGGATGAATCGCTTTCTACATGGATTTTTGGACCTTATAACCATTTGGTTTATTTCACGTTTTGGTAAACGCCCCATGCATTTGTTTGGAGCGCTTGGTGTTATTATGTTTATCATAGGCTTTAGCTTTTCTATATATCTAGGCATTGACAAACTATTCTTAAATCCTACGGGAAGGTTGATTACAGAGCGCCCACAATTTTATATAGCGCTATCAACCATGATAATAGGTACACAATTTTTTGTAGCTGGTTTCTTGGGGGAGATTATATTGCGCTCAAAACAAGACAAAACGCGCTACTTAATTAAAGATGAAATAAACTTATAA
- a CDS encoding ABC transporter ATP-binding protein produces MKYFKQILRFAVPYKKYAILNIICNIFYALFSALSFIALIPMLDVLFEKDLSTGSAKKEIAKPVFEGVSKTLDFFKDYMAYHINEYAFNDPSKALILVTSLVIILFFIKNISNYFAMYFITFLRNGVLKDVRNTLFKKTVELPISYYSEKRKGDIMARISTDVLEIQHSFLSILELIVREPLTIIFTIVMMLLISVELTVFVFIFIPVTGFIISRIGKSLKRKSDRVQKEQGEFLSIIEETLSGLKVIKGFNSEAIFNRKFQNSTNRFYKFSNRLLNRQNLASPTSEFLGITVIAILLWFGGRMVLVDGTLDGSDFIAYMGLAYNILTPAKAISKASYNVKKGNAAAERVLEILNTESSLKDKPNAKVKAEFNSDISLNNVSFKYEDDYVLKDFSIKVPKGKSVALVGQSGSGKSTIANLVTRFYDVNKGSITIDGDDIRDLTKHSLRDLMGLVTQDSILFNDTIKNNLLLGNENATDDEIIEALKVANAWEFVKDLDGVLDYNIGDSGTKLSGGQKQRLSIARAVLKSPPIMVLDEATSALDTESERLVQVALENMMKNRTSIVIAHRLSTIQNADEIIVLNKGEIVEQGKHKALIEKNGTYRKLVEMQTL; encoded by the coding sequence ATGAAGTACTTTAAGCAGATTTTAAGGTTTGCTGTTCCTTATAAAAAATATGCCATATTAAATATTATTTGTAATATTTTCTATGCCCTTTTTAGCGCTTTATCTTTTATAGCCTTAATTCCCATGTTAGATGTTCTATTTGAGAAGGACCTCTCCACGGGTAGCGCCAAGAAAGAAATAGCCAAACCTGTTTTCGAAGGGGTTTCCAAAACTTTGGATTTCTTTAAGGATTACATGGCATATCACATCAACGAATATGCTTTTAACGACCCTTCTAAGGCCTTAATATTGGTAACATCGTTAGTGATTATCCTATTTTTTATCAAAAACATCTCTAACTATTTCGCCATGTATTTTATAACGTTTTTGCGAAATGGTGTTTTAAAAGATGTTAGAAACACATTATTCAAAAAAACTGTAGAACTACCTATTTCATATTATTCGGAAAAAAGAAAGGGAGATATTATGGCAAGGATATCTACAGATGTACTAGAGATTCAACATTCCTTTTTATCAATTTTAGAACTTATAGTTAGAGAACCTTTAACTATAATTTTCACCATAGTAATGATGCTTTTAATTAGCGTTGAACTTACTGTATTTGTTTTCATTTTTATACCTGTTACTGGATTTATAATTTCTAGAATCGGGAAATCACTCAAACGCAAATCAGACCGGGTTCAAAAGGAACAAGGGGAGTTTTTATCTATAATAGAAGAAACCCTAAGTGGGCTTAAAGTTATCAAGGGCTTTAATTCTGAAGCTATATTCAACCGAAAATTCCAAAACTCGACCAATAGATTTTATAAATTTTCGAACAGGCTTCTTAACCGACAGAATTTAGCATCTCCTACCAGCGAATTTTTAGGCATAACCGTAATAGCCATATTGCTTTGGTTTGGTGGAAGAATGGTATTGGTAGACGGTACTCTGGACGGTAGTGACTTTATAGCTTACATGGGATTAGCATATAACATACTTACTCCTGCTAAAGCCATAAGTAAAGCCAGTTATAATGTAAAAAAAGGCAATGCAGCCGCAGAACGTGTTCTTGAAATATTGAATACAGAATCGTCTTTAAAAGACAAGCCCAATGCGAAAGTTAAAGCAGAATTCAATAGCGATATTTCCTTAAATAACGTATCGTTTAAATACGAAGACGATTATGTCTTAAAAGACTTTTCCATTAAAGTCCCAAAAGGAAAAAGTGTTGCCTTAGTTGGCCAATCTGGAAGTGGAAAATCTACCATCGCCAATCTTGTTACCAGATTTTACGATGTTAACAAAGGTAGTATTACTATAGATGGTGATGATATTAGAGATTTGACCAAACACTCCCTTAGAGACTTAATGGGACTAGTAACCCAAGATTCTATATTGTTTAACGACACTATTAAAAATAATCTGCTTCTTGGTAATGAAAATGCAACCGATGATGAGATTATTGAAGCTCTAAAAGTTGCTAATGCTTGGGAATTCGTAAAAGATTTAGATGGTGTCTTGGACTATAATATTGGTGACTCTGGAACAAAACTTTCTGGCGGACAGAAACAACGTTTAAGCATTGCCAGAGCCGTATTAAAGAGTCCGCCTATAATGGTACTGGATGAAGCAACATCTGCTTTAGATACCGAGAGCGAACGTCTTGTTCAAGTGGCTTTGGAAAATATGATGAAAAATCGAACTTCAATTGTAATTGCCCATAGGCTGTCTACAATTCAAAACGCCGATGAAATCATTGTACTCAATAAAGGAGAAATTGTAGAGCAAGGTAAACACAAAGCGCTAATCGAAAAAAATGGCACTTACAGAAAGCTTGTTGAAATGCAGACGCTTTAA
- a CDS encoding Spy/CpxP family protein refolding chaperone, with translation MKTYILPAILFLFALNMANAQPQDRERIEALKVSFITEQLDLTKKEAQAFWPIYNEFDKVNGEIRHQEMRTVRREIRENLNTMSEERASELLKKLENLESRIQKSRQEFMSKIQSVLPAKKIIKLKIAEDDFKRKMLNQWKTRRKGPEGKRQ, from the coding sequence ATGAAAACATATATACTACCCGCAATACTATTTCTATTCGCCTTAAATATGGCGAATGCCCAGCCTCAGGATAGAGAAAGAATAGAAGCCTTAAAGGTGTCTTTCATCACAGAACAGTTGGATTTAACCAAAAAAGAAGCTCAAGCATTTTGGCCCATTTATAACGAATTCGATAAAGTTAACGGTGAAATAAGACATCAAGAAATGCGAACCGTTAGGAGAGAAATAAGAGAAAATCTAAACACAATGTCTGAAGAAAGAGCTTCAGAGTTATTGAAAAAATTAGAAAACTTAGAATCTAGAATTCAAAAAAGCCGTCAGGAATTCATGTCTAAAATCCAGAGTGTGTTACCTGCTAAAAAAATCATCAAATTAAAGATTGCTGAAGATGATTTTAAACGAAAAATGCTTAACCAATGGAAAACCCGACGAAAGGGCCCAGAAGGTAAAAGACAATAA
- a CDS encoding RNA polymerase sigma factor, whose protein sequence is MTQEEELLQKLQSNTHKEQAFRELISLYKERLYWHIRHIVKSHDDADDVLQNTFIKVFRNINNFKGNSKLYSWLYRIATNESITYINKNAKRLQISSEEVQQLAINNLASDVYFEGETIQLKLQEAIATLPEKQQLVFNMKYFQDLKYKEISEILETSEGALKASYHIAVKKIESYLTQD, encoded by the coding sequence GTGACCCAAGAAGAAGAACTATTACAAAAGCTGCAGTCCAACACCCATAAAGAACAGGCTTTTAGAGAATTAATTTCGCTCTATAAAGAACGGCTCTATTGGCACATAAGACATATTGTTAAATCTCATGACGATGCAGACGATGTACTGCAAAACACCTTCATAAAGGTTTTTAGAAACATCAATAACTTTAAGGGCAACAGTAAATTATATTCTTGGCTGTATAGGATAGCAACAAACGAGTCTATCACATATATTAACAAAAACGCTAAACGATTACAAATATCAAGTGAGGAAGTTCAACAATTGGCCATTAACAACCTAGCTTCTGATGTCTATTTTGAAGGTGAGACCATTCAATTAAAATTACAAGAGGCCATTGCCACGCTTCCAGAGAAGCAACAATTGGTATTCAACATGAAATATTTTCAAGATTTAAAATATAAAGAAATATCAGAAATTTTAGAAACTAGCGAAGGCGCCCTGAAAGCATCATACCATATTGCAGTAAAAAAAATAGAAAGCTATTTAACTCAAGATTAA